The following are from one region of the Leucobacter sp. Psy1 genome:
- a CDS encoding GntR family transcriptional regulator has protein sequence MSGVQALSALEHRPTAVIISDQLRERIIDGAFKPGDQINEAQVASQLRVSRGPVREALHRLVQEGLLIGLPNRGVFVREITDRDVAEIYEAREVIECAAAEIVTKLDEAERDRIADELTAVTTEMGEALAAEQWDHLRRLDLQFHTTLVEHGRNRRLVRAYSTLATEALICMAQWSGFSTATRDRVVPSHLDIVEKLRSGDMEAVHLALHNHLSLDDYELHTHDEDGSLRHGRPEE, from the coding sequence ATGAGTGGAGTGCAGGCACTCTCAGCCCTTGAGCACCGGCCGACTGCGGTCATCATCTCCGATCAGCTTCGAGAGCGCATCATCGACGGCGCGTTCAAACCGGGCGATCAGATCAACGAGGCTCAGGTGGCGAGCCAGCTCCGCGTCTCGCGGGGGCCGGTACGGGAGGCGCTCCACCGCCTGGTCCAGGAGGGCCTGCTGATCGGCCTGCCCAACCGCGGTGTCTTCGTCCGTGAGATCACGGACCGCGACGTCGCTGAGATCTACGAGGCCCGCGAGGTCATCGAGTGCGCGGCAGCCGAAATCGTCACGAAGCTCGACGAGGCCGAGCGCGACCGCATCGCCGACGAGCTGACCGCCGTGACGACCGAGATGGGTGAGGCCCTCGCCGCCGAGCAGTGGGACCACCTCCGCCGCCTCGATCTGCAGTTCCACACCACCCTCGTCGAGCACGGACGGAATCGGCGACTGGTGCGAGCGTATTCGACCCTCGCCACTGAGGCACTCATCTGCATGGCGCAGTGGTCGGGCTTCAGCACGGCCACCCGCGACCGTGTCGTGCCGAGCCACCTCGACATCGTCGAGAAGCTGCGCTCGGGCGACATGGAGGCGGTGCACCTCGCCCTCCACAATCATCTGTCGCTCGACGACTACGAGTTGCACACGCACGACGAGGACGGCTCGCTCCGGCACGGCCGACCCGAGGAGTAG
- a CDS encoding ABC transporter ATP-binding protein has protein sequence MTAAPPHARLPLATVRGVRRAIGRYVRRQRALAILTIALAAAAALAGLVAPWAVGLIVDVVLGGGDRTRVLVLVAWVAGAGVLSAALRTVSAALVARIGQRVLARMREDVMGAALRLPSARIESAGRGDLLSRVGDDVAVVGGVVAGLLAPWVGAALTVVLTMVGLFALDPWLALAGLTSIPVYVLALRWYLPRAAPRYSAERAAFGDRAEALVSSLEGMPTLRAYGAEAQQLATITDASDRARRLSRDVLWFASGWGKWMNLAELVGLGAIIATGFMLVSTDLVTVGAVTAAALYFHRLFNPLGLIIFSFDDVQSAYASLQRIVGVIEIRRAEESDAPGEHLRGTLTGRGLTHRYDTHAALRDVSIKVDAGEQVALVGASGAGKSTLAVILAGLADPSEGSVTLDGVPIERLARIHPRPVVLVSQEAHIFAGPLVEDLRMARADASDADIAAALQLVGADWVGGLPDGIRTVVGELGHRLTPEQSAQVALARAALADPAVVILDEATAESGSRGARRLERAAEAILQDRTAVVVAHRLRQAQSADRVLVMDDGRITESGTHDELVAQAGAYARLWAAYRSGG, from the coding sequence ATGACCGCGGCACCTCCGCACGCTCGACTGCCGCTCGCCACCGTACGGGGGGTGCGCCGCGCCATCGGCCGCTACGTCCGCAGACAGCGCGCCCTCGCGATTCTCACGATCGCGCTCGCCGCAGCGGCGGCGCTCGCGGGCCTCGTCGCACCCTGGGCCGTCGGGCTGATCGTCGACGTCGTGCTCGGCGGCGGCGATCGCACCCGGGTGCTGGTGCTCGTCGCGTGGGTGGCGGGCGCCGGCGTGCTGAGCGCTGCGCTGCGCACGGTGAGCGCCGCACTCGTCGCCCGCATCGGCCAGCGCGTGCTCGCGCGCATGCGGGAGGACGTCATGGGTGCGGCGCTGCGCCTCCCGTCCGCGCGGATCGAGAGTGCGGGGCGCGGAGACCTCCTGAGTCGAGTGGGCGACGATGTCGCCGTGGTCGGCGGGGTGGTCGCGGGTCTGCTGGCACCGTGGGTGGGAGCGGCACTCACCGTGGTGCTGACGATGGTCGGTTTGTTCGCGCTCGATCCCTGGCTCGCCCTCGCCGGGCTGACGTCGATCCCGGTGTACGTTCTGGCGCTCCGCTGGTATCTTCCCCGTGCCGCACCGCGGTACAGCGCCGAGCGCGCGGCATTCGGCGACCGCGCCGAAGCGCTTGTCTCCTCGCTCGAGGGCATGCCGACGCTCCGCGCGTACGGCGCCGAAGCGCAGCAGCTCGCCACCATCACCGACGCATCGGATCGCGCACGTCGCCTCTCGCGCGATGTCCTCTGGTTCGCGAGCGGTTGGGGCAAGTGGATGAACCTCGCCGAGCTCGTCGGGCTGGGCGCGATCATTGCGACCGGGTTCATGCTCGTATCGACCGACCTGGTCACCGTCGGCGCGGTGACAGCGGCCGCGCTGTACTTCCACCGGCTTTTCAACCCCCTCGGGCTCATCATCTTCAGCTTCGACGACGTGCAGTCGGCGTACGCGAGCCTGCAGCGCATCGTCGGAGTCATCGAGATCCGCCGGGCCGAAGAATCAGATGCCCCTGGTGAGCACCTGCGAGGGACCCTCACGGGGCGCGGCCTCACCCACCGGTACGACACCCACGCGGCACTGAGAGACGTCTCTATCAAGGTCGACGCCGGTGAGCAGGTCGCGCTCGTCGGGGCGAGCGGCGCAGGCAAGTCCACCCTCGCCGTGATCCTGGCCGGCCTCGCCGACCCGAGCGAGGGATCGGTCACCCTGGACGGAGTGCCGATCGAACGTCTCGCCCGGATCCACCCGAGACCGGTAGTGCTGGTGTCGCAGGAGGCTCACATCTTCGCCGGTCCGCTCGTCGAAGACCTGCGCATGGCCAGAGCGGACGCGAGCGACGCAGACATCGCTGCGGCGCTGCAGCTCGTCGGAGCCGATTGGGTGGGCGGCCTCCCCGACGGCATCCGCACCGTCGTCGGCGAGCTTGGCCACCGGCTCACGCCCGAGCAGTCCGCGCAGGTGGCGCTCGCGCGTGCGGCGCTGGCCGATCCGGCAGTGGTGATCCTCGACGAGGCCACGGCAGAGTCCGGCAGCCGGGGCGCACGGAGGCTGGAGCGCGCGGCAGAGGCGATCCTGCAGGATCGCACCGCCGTGGTCGTGGCCCATCGCCTCAGGCAAGCCCAATCCGCCGATCGGGTGCTGGTAATGGACGACGGCCGCATCACCGAGTCAGGTACCCACGACGAACTCGTCGCACAGGCCGGTGCGTACGCGAGACTCTGGGCGGCGTACCGGTCAGGCGGGTAA
- a CDS encoding MFS transporter, which translates to MQIQSRKLDRKVTVSSVIGTIIEWYDFYVYGTASALVLGALFFSAEEPLVGTIAAFATFAVGFLARPVGAIVFGHFGDRIGRKRMLIYSLTGMGVATFLIGCLPTYDQIGVWAPVLLVAMRLIQGFCVGGEWGGAMLMAVEHAPVGRKSLAGALVQVGSPAGLVLSTLVIAIFSGLPGDAFLQWGWRVPFLLSAVLVLIGLFIRLKVEESPEFAQVKETGDEKKIPLFATLRHAPIQVLGGVALTLAPFMFFYFLATFILTFGVNNLGFESSFLLWAVVLGASLELVTMPIAGHLGDRYGQGRVFVVGAVLLAIVAFPMVHLLIANPGNKFVLLAIMVLVMSLVHPLTYALLSTMFADLFTTDVRYTGVSLAFSLGGVVGGFTPLIFTSMLTSPSYGWLIPGYMVLMSIVTTIAGVLAARTIRKRQVLTVTEGATTVAG; encoded by the coding sequence ATGCAGATCCAATCCCGCAAGCTCGACCGTAAAGTCACCGTCTCGAGCGTCATCGGCACCATCATCGAGTGGTACGACTTCTACGTCTACGGCACCGCATCCGCCCTGGTACTCGGAGCGCTGTTCTTCTCTGCCGAAGAACCCCTCGTGGGAACGATCGCAGCATTCGCGACGTTCGCAGTCGGATTCCTCGCACGCCCGGTCGGAGCAATCGTCTTCGGTCACTTCGGCGACCGCATCGGCCGCAAGCGCATGCTGATCTACAGCCTGACCGGCATGGGAGTCGCAACCTTTCTGATCGGTTGCCTCCCCACCTACGACCAGATCGGGGTCTGGGCACCCGTTCTCCTGGTCGCGATGCGCTTGATCCAAGGTTTCTGCGTTGGGGGCGAATGGGGCGGTGCCATGCTGATGGCAGTGGAGCACGCACCGGTCGGCCGGAAGAGCCTTGCGGGCGCCCTGGTTCAAGTCGGATCCCCGGCGGGCCTCGTCCTCTCCACACTCGTGATCGCGATCTTCAGCGGGCTGCCCGGGGACGCTTTCCTACAGTGGGGATGGCGCGTCCCCTTCCTGCTGAGTGCAGTGCTCGTCTTGATCGGCCTCTTCATCCGTCTCAAGGTCGAAGAATCCCCCGAGTTCGCTCAGGTGAAGGAGACCGGTGACGAGAAGAAGATCCCCCTGTTCGCGACCCTTCGCCATGCGCCGATCCAGGTGCTCGGCGGCGTCGCGCTCACTCTCGCACCCTTCATGTTCTTCTACTTCCTCGCCACGTTCATCCTGACGTTCGGCGTGAACAACCTCGGTTTTGAGAGCAGTTTCCTGCTGTGGGCGGTCGTGCTCGGAGCATCTCTGGAGCTGGTCACCATGCCGATCGCCGGACACCTCGGAGATCGATACGGCCAGGGCAGAGTCTTCGTCGTCGGCGCTGTCCTTCTGGCGATCGTCGCATTCCCGATGGTGCACCTGCTCATCGCGAACCCCGGCAACAAATTCGTGCTGCTTGCGATCATGGTGCTCGTCATGTCGCTCGTGCATCCGCTGACCTACGCGCTGCTCTCGACTATGTTCGCGGACCTCTTCACGACTGACGTCCGTTACACGGGAGTGTCACTCGCCTTCTCGCTCGGAGGCGTGGTCGGGGGCTTCACGCCACTGATCTTCACGTCGATGCTCACTTCACCGAGTTACGGCTGGCTGATCCCGGGATACATGGTCCTCATGTCGATCGTGACGACCATCGCCGGAGTCCTCGCAGCGCGAACGATTCGCAAGCGCCAGGTACTGACGGTCACCGAAGGCGCGACGACGGTAGCCGGCTAG
- a CDS encoding N-acyl homoserine lactonase family protein, with the protein MTSRNSMSASGALPETWTPEAVYLIRYATRPSAVRGEHFYGFDACGTDSMPIDYFVWLVTGGSHAILIDAGFTPETASKRPGRIHLGSPLEVAEALGYPPEAITDLVITHLHYDHTGYASQLPQARVHVQEQELAFWTGRHAHRGPYQHIVEIDDIVHFVRVNHEGRVHQSNGVDTIVPGVAAHLVGGHTPGMQVVTVTLDDDSTVVLASDASHFKENIETDRPFSIAHHVPDMFDAFEEVRRLSITRSGKTGIIVAGHDPVAREEFTPALTNDPRFDGRVWRIA; encoded by the coding sequence ATGACGTCTCGAAACAGCATGAGCGCATCAGGTGCGCTCCCCGAAACGTGGACTCCCGAGGCGGTGTATCTCATCCGATACGCCACGCGCCCGAGCGCGGTTCGCGGAGAACACTTCTACGGATTCGACGCCTGCGGAACCGACAGCATGCCGATCGACTACTTCGTGTGGCTCGTCACGGGAGGCAGTCACGCGATCCTGATCGATGCGGGCTTCACTCCGGAGACCGCCTCCAAGCGACCCGGCCGGATCCATCTCGGCTCGCCGCTCGAAGTCGCCGAAGCACTGGGCTATCCGCCGGAAGCGATCACTGATCTCGTCATCACGCACCTCCACTACGATCACACCGGATATGCCTCCCAGCTCCCCCAGGCACGGGTCCACGTCCAGGAGCAGGAACTTGCGTTCTGGACGGGACGTCACGCCCATCGCGGCCCCTACCAGCACATCGTCGAGATCGACGACATCGTGCACTTCGTTCGGGTGAACCACGAAGGGCGAGTGCACCAGAGCAACGGTGTCGACACGATCGTTCCTGGGGTCGCGGCACATCTCGTCGGGGGCCACACCCCGGGCATGCAGGTCGTCACCGTGACCCTCGATGATGATTCGACCGTCGTCCTCGCCTCGGATGCGAGCCACTTCAAGGAGAACATCGAGACCGATCGGCCCTTCTCGATCGCGCACCACGTGCCCGACATGTTCGATGCCTTCGAAGAGGTGCGTCGACTCTCCATCACCCGATCCGGGAAAACCGGGATTATCGTCGCCGGCCACGATCCAGTCGCAAGAGAAGAATTCACCCCTGCGCTCACCAACGACCCTCGTTTCGACGGTCGCGTGTGGCGCATTGCCTAA
- a CDS encoding cation diffusion facilitator family transporter, which produces MATHGHHDDHGHDHTHGAEFSDGHPARPEAAEAGGHGHSHDHGLEGHATAGGKHRKKLIIVLSITATIFIVQVIGAFISGSLALLADAGHMLTDATGVLIALIATFIAALPATSKRTYGLMRVEVLAAMINGIILSVICIVIVYTAIQRIGSEVEIETGPMLIAAIIGAVANLVSLLILQSGQKESINIRGAYLEVLGDLLGSVAVIVAGFIILFTGWNWVDQIAAFAIALLIAPRAYSLLRDVVRILLESTPKDVDLDQTREHMLSVPGVEVVHDLHAWTITSGVNAMSAHVVIDEETLDWGRYDEILDELHACLSEHFDTSHCTIQLEPAHHAAHESTVHP; this is translated from the coding sequence ATGGCAACGCACGGACACCACGACGACCACGGTCACGACCACACGCACGGCGCCGAGTTCAGTGACGGGCACCCCGCCCGCCCCGAGGCCGCCGAAGCCGGTGGGCACGGCCACAGCCACGATCACGGCCTCGAGGGTCACGCGACTGCTGGCGGCAAGCACCGCAAGAAGCTGATCATCGTGCTCAGCATCACGGCGACGATCTTCATCGTGCAGGTCATCGGCGCGTTCATCTCGGGTTCGCTCGCCCTGCTGGCAGATGCCGGACACATGCTGACGGACGCGACCGGCGTGCTCATCGCCCTCATCGCCACCTTCATCGCCGCGCTCCCCGCCACCTCCAAGCGCACGTACGGCCTCATGCGCGTCGAGGTGCTCGCCGCCATGATCAACGGCATCATCCTCAGCGTGATCTGCATCGTGATCGTGTACACCGCGATTCAGCGCATCGGCAGCGAGGTGGAGATCGAGACCGGTCCGATGCTCATCGCCGCCATCATCGGCGCCGTCGCGAACCTGGTGTCTCTGCTCATCCTGCAGTCGGGGCAGAAGGAGAGCATCAACATCCGCGGCGCGTACCTCGAGGTGCTCGGGGACCTGCTGGGCTCGGTCGCCGTCATCGTCGCCGGTTTCATCATCCTCTTCACCGGGTGGAACTGGGTGGACCAGATCGCGGCGTTCGCCATCGCACTCCTCATCGCGCCCCGCGCGTACAGCCTGCTGCGCGACGTGGTGCGGATCCTGCTCGAGAGCACTCCGAAGGACGTCGACCTCGATCAGACGCGTGAGCACATGCTCTCGGTGCCCGGTGTGGAAGTGGTCCACGACCTTCACGCCTGGACAATCACCTCGGGTGTCAACGCGATGTCCGCGCACGTCGTCATCGACGAGGAGACGCTTGACTGGGGTCGCTACGACGAGATCCTCGACGAGCTGCACGCCTGCCTCAGTGAGCACTTCGACACGAGCCACTGCACGATCCAGCTCGAACCCGCGCACCACGCGGCGCACGAGTCAACGGTGCACCCGTAG
- a CDS encoding MarR family winged helix-turn-helix transcriptional regulator: MTTPWLSPRELSAWVRLASVLELLPGALDAQLRRDAGVTHFDYRVLSLLSETADHSMRMSDLARLTNSTLPRLSHVVHRLEERGLLRRAPAPGRSRSTLAHLTEAGMQHVVETAPGHVREVRELVLDALTPEQVDELHDISERILGRLDPHGALRPIVEQHDSGEPLTP, from the coding sequence ATGACGACTCCCTGGCTCTCTCCTCGCGAACTCTCCGCGTGGGTGCGTCTGGCTTCGGTGCTCGAACTCCTGCCCGGGGCTCTCGATGCGCAGCTGCGGCGTGACGCGGGGGTCACGCACTTCGATTACCGCGTGCTCTCCCTCCTCTCGGAGACGGCGGACCACTCGATGCGCATGTCCGACCTTGCCCGGCTCACGAACTCGACACTGCCGCGTCTCTCGCACGTCGTGCACCGGCTCGAGGAGCGCGGCCTGCTCCGCCGCGCACCGGCGCCTGGTCGCTCCCGATCGACGCTCGCCCACCTGACCGAAGCGGGGATGCAGCACGTGGTCGAGACCGCTCCGGGTCACGTCAGGGAGGTCCGGGAGCTCGTGCTCGACGCGCTGACCCCCGAACAGGTCGACGAGCTCCACGACATCTCCGAGCGGATCCTCGGGCGCCTCGACCCGCACGGTGCGCTCAGGCCCATCGTGGAACAGCACGACTCCGGAGAACCGCTCACCCCGTGA
- a CDS encoding aldehyde dehydrogenase codes for MINGSWEPTTGPEREVTDPATGAVLAVINDADAGDVDRAVLAAQDAFSGWWSDGLPRRARAMRHIADLIAANGRELALIETLDTGKPLAQSETDVAMAEQYFRFYAEAASHLFGDVIPSKPHLEVRTEREPFGVIGHITPWNAPISQLTRGVAPSLAVGNTVVVKPSELAPLSSIFFAELVREALPAGVFNLIIGDGATAGAALAGHPRIDHLTFTGSVRTGRTVSKSAADNLVATNLELGGKSPAIVFPDADLPVAAQAATNALIRNSGQSCSALTRFLVHRDVEAEFTQLVLDNVRKLTVGPGVDGHDVGPLITASQRDRVLELVQRAIESGAELLIGSAAAPGAPGLSAGTFAAPTVLRVHSASEIARTEVFGPVQCIIPFDSAADALEIANDSDYGLAAAVFTNDLRVASRFSREIHAGQVQINGFIGAGMEIPFGGYKHSGHGREKGFEALIGYTQVKAIVTHHTLPKQ; via the coding sequence ATGATCAACGGTTCGTGGGAGCCGACTACGGGGCCCGAGCGAGAGGTCACCGACCCGGCTACGGGCGCAGTTCTCGCGGTGATCAACGACGCGGACGCGGGCGACGTGGACCGAGCGGTCCTCGCCGCTCAAGACGCCTTTTCCGGGTGGTGGAGCGACGGTCTTCCCCGTAGGGCGAGAGCGATGCGCCACATCGCAGACCTCATCGCTGCGAACGGTCGCGAACTCGCACTCATCGAGACTCTAGATACGGGAAAACCCCTCGCCCAGTCCGAAACGGACGTCGCGATGGCCGAGCAGTACTTCCGCTTCTACGCCGAGGCCGCATCGCATCTCTTCGGTGACGTGATCCCCTCGAAGCCCCATCTCGAAGTACGTACCGAGCGCGAACCGTTCGGGGTGATCGGCCACATTACCCCGTGGAACGCCCCCATCAGCCAGCTGACGCGCGGCGTAGCCCCCTCTCTGGCCGTTGGAAACACCGTGGTGGTGAAGCCCTCGGAGCTCGCACCACTCTCCTCGATATTCTTCGCCGAACTCGTTCGAGAAGCCCTTCCCGCCGGGGTCTTCAACCTCATCATCGGCGACGGCGCAACCGCGGGCGCGGCCCTTGCAGGCCACCCGCGTATCGACCACCTCACGTTCACGGGGTCAGTTCGCACCGGACGCACGGTCTCCAAGTCCGCCGCGGACAACCTGGTCGCCACCAACCTCGAGCTCGGGGGCAAGTCCCCCGCTATCGTCTTCCCCGACGCCGACCTGCCCGTCGCCGCGCAGGCAGCTACGAACGCGCTCATTCGAAACTCCGGGCAGTCGTGCTCGGCACTGACTCGCTTCCTCGTTCATCGCGACGTGGAAGCAGAGTTCACGCAGCTGGTACTGGACAATGTTCGCAAGCTGACGGTGGGGCCGGGCGTGGACGGGCACGACGTCGGTCCACTCATCACCGCGTCGCAACGCGACCGGGTGCTCGAACTGGTGCAACGGGCGATCGAGAGCGGGGCGGAACTCCTGATCGGGTCCGCCGCAGCGCCTGGAGCGCCCGGCCTCAGCGCAGGGACGTTCGCGGCCCCGACCGTCTTGCGCGTGCATTCCGCCTCGGAGATCGCACGTACCGAAGTGTTCGGACCGGTCCAGTGCATCATCCCGTTCGACAGCGCAGCGGACGCCCTGGAGATCGCGAACGACAGCGACTACGGTCTCGCAGCAGCCGTCTTCACGAACGATCTGCGAGTGGCGAGCCGGTTCTCCCGAGAGATACACGCGGGTCAGGTGCAGATCAACGGCTTCATCGGCGCGGGCATGGAGATCCCGTTCGGGGGGTACAAGCATTCGGGTCACGGGCGCGAAAAGGGGTTCGAGGCACTGATCGGCTACACCCAAGTGAAAGCCATCGTGACCCATCACACCCTTCCGAAGCAGTAG
- a CDS encoding DoxX family protein: MTLLNPSARTPVLRDVALLVARVALGVILIAHGWQKFSEWTIAGTQESFAGMGIPLPQVSAVFVAGAELVGGAALVIGLLTPIAALVNLIAQVGAIVLVHASAGVFVDDGGFELVLAIAAGLFVLLLAGGGRFSVDRLFSRSVASRGK, translated from the coding sequence ATGACGCTGCTCAACCCCTCCGCCCGCACTCCCGTCCTCCGCGACGTCGCACTGCTCGTCGCGCGCGTCGCGCTCGGGGTGATCCTCATCGCTCACGGATGGCAGAAATTCAGCGAGTGGACGATCGCCGGCACTCAAGAGTCGTTCGCAGGCATGGGTATTCCCCTGCCGCAGGTGAGCGCAGTCTTCGTCGCGGGGGCCGAACTCGTCGGGGGAGCGGCGCTCGTCATCGGACTCCTGACCCCGATCGCCGCGCTCGTGAACCTGATCGCCCAGGTCGGGGCCATCGTGCTCGTGCACGCCTCGGCCGGAGTCTTCGTCGACGACGGAGGTTTCGAGCTGGTGCTCGCGATCGCGGCCGGCCTGTTCGTGCTGCTGCTCGCCGGCGGCGGACGCTTCAGCGTCGACCGGTTGTTCAGCCGCTCAGTCGCGTCGCGCGGCAAGTGA
- a CDS encoding SDR family NAD(P)-dependent oxidoreductase: MAGRHSDQNSTRPLRVVITGASSGIGEAVAERFRWDGAQLLLTGRREAEPAGMREGEQYLSGDLGDETFAQSVIASAVDVFGEIDALVLCHGLQADGALEEMEVSTAAQVLDANLLSVFSLVKYAIPHMREPGGSIVCVSSRLGIAGIPNEVMYTAAKGGLIMFAKGAAVELAPRGIRVNVAAPGLTLTPTITDGFERQEDPEAHAARKAATIPLGRLATPEEVAEPIFFLAAPASSYVTGAVLPIDGGYTAA, encoded by the coding sequence ATGGCAGGACGACACTCCGACCAGAACTCCACGCGCCCGCTCCGGGTCGTCATCACCGGAGCCTCGAGCGGAATCGGCGAAGCCGTGGCCGAACGCTTCCGCTGGGACGGCGCGCAGCTGCTGCTCACCGGGCGCCGTGAGGCGGAGCCCGCTGGCATGCGCGAGGGCGAGCAGTATCTCTCGGGGGACCTCGGGGATGAGACGTTCGCGCAGTCGGTGATCGCCAGCGCCGTCGACGTGTTCGGTGAGATCGACGCGCTGGTGCTCTGCCACGGGCTCCAGGCAGACGGGGCGCTGGAGGAGATGGAGGTCAGCACGGCGGCGCAGGTGCTCGACGCCAATCTGCTCAGTGTCTTCTCGCTGGTCAAGTACGCGATTCCGCACATGCGCGAGCCGGGTGGCTCGATCGTCTGCGTGAGCTCGCGGCTCGGCATCGCGGGCATTCCGAACGAGGTCATGTACACCGCAGCGAAGGGCGGGCTCATCATGTTCGCCAAGGGGGCCGCCGTGGAGCTCGCGCCCCGCGGCATCCGCGTCAATGTCGCAGCGCCCGGCCTCACCCTGACTCCAACGATCACGGACGGATTCGAGCGCCAGGAGGACCCGGAGGCGCACGCCGCCCGCAAGGCGGCGACGATCCCCCTGGGCCGTTTGGCGACCCCCGAGGAGGTTGCCGAACCGATCTTCTTCCTCGCCGCCCCGGCGTCGTCGTACGTCACCGGGGCGGTTCTGCCGATCGACGGCGGGTACACGGCCGCGTAG
- a CDS encoding ABC transporter transmembrane domain-containing protein, with the protein MVGASLCLIGHQSCEALVPVAIGLAIDTAVTRSSPSLLLLCLAGFILLFAVLITCYRWFARFGEGAVIDESHALRTELAARVMAPDGPRRRHGELLSIASSDADQSARSIIWLSGLCGAGAALAVSCGVLLTIDLMLGAVLIGTALVVTVALNLVSPLISHRVADQQRTLAQASALATDLVTGLRVLHGLGAQENATERYRAVSRSVETAGIRAGTAKSLQLGASVLAGTIVLVVSVAFAGLLALDGAISVGAFVAAVGAAQFISEPLTSIGFYLQIGASAKTSAARVDAVLSGEAGAQESEPGRAPRAIEVPAGAFIGIVADPAEVERIPSELVLPAGAGVHIEPHRADLFAGSIADNLALGGMAGDPSRAVDAAGAREFVEAQPAGVDEHVRDRGLSLSGGQRQRLALARALHTDPDVLVLIEPTTAVDAMTEESIAAGIRALRHETDGPVRTTVVITSSPVMLAHTDRVVLAVGDGEPIHGPHHHLLAQHEGYRERILG; encoded by the coding sequence GTGGTGGGGGCGTCGCTCTGCCTGATCGGGCATCAGTCCTGCGAAGCGCTCGTGCCCGTCGCGATCGGCCTGGCGATCGATACCGCGGTCACGAGGAGCAGCCCGTCGCTCCTGCTGCTCTGCCTCGCGGGGTTCATCCTGCTCTTCGCCGTGCTCATCACCTGCTATCGCTGGTTCGCGCGGTTCGGCGAGGGTGCGGTGATCGATGAGAGCCACGCGCTGCGCACCGAACTCGCCGCCAGGGTCATGGCGCCTGACGGGCCTCGTCGGCGACACGGCGAACTCCTGTCGATCGCCTCATCCGATGCCGACCAGTCGGCGCGGAGCATCATCTGGCTCTCCGGCCTCTGCGGCGCGGGCGCGGCGCTCGCCGTCAGCTGCGGCGTGCTGCTCACCATCGACCTCATGCTTGGCGCGGTGCTCATCGGCACGGCACTGGTTGTGACGGTCGCCCTCAACCTCGTCTCCCCGCTCATCTCGCACCGCGTCGCCGACCAGCAGCGGACCCTCGCCCAAGCATCAGCGCTCGCGACCGACCTCGTCACGGGTCTCCGGGTGCTCCACGGCCTCGGCGCCCAGGAGAATGCCACCGAGCGGTACCGGGCGGTGAGCCGGTCGGTCGAGACAGCGGGGATCCGAGCCGGTACCGCGAAGTCCCTCCAGCTCGGTGCCAGCGTGCTCGCCGGCACCATCGTGCTCGTCGTCTCGGTCGCATTCGCGGGGCTCCTCGCACTCGACGGCGCCATCAGCGTCGGAGCGTTCGTCGCAGCGGTCGGCGCGGCGCAGTTCATCTCGGAACCGCTCACCTCCATCGGGTTCTACCTGCAGATCGGGGCATCGGCGAAGACGAGCGCCGCCAGGGTCGATGCCGTGCTCAGCGGCGAGGCTGGCGCGCAAGAATCCGAGCCCGGCAGGGCGCCGCGCGCGATCGAGGTGCCGGCAGGGGCATTCATCGGGATCGTCGCCGACCCCGCAGAGGTCGAGCGGATCCCGAGCGAGCTCGTTCTGCCGGCGGGGGCCGGGGTGCACATCGAGCCCCATCGTGCCGACCTCTTCGCCGGCTCCATCGCCGATAATCTCGCGCTCGGCGGCATGGCTGGCGACCCGTCGCGGGCGGTCGACGCCGCAGGCGCACGGGAGTTCGTCGAGGCGCAGCCTGCCGGCGTCGACGAGCACGTGCGCGACCGCGGACTCAGCCTGTCCGGCGGTCAGCGGCAGCGACTTGCACTCGCCCGCGCACTGCACACGGACCCCGACGTGCTCGTACTCATCGAGCCGACCACCGCCGTCGACGCCATGACCGAGGAGTCGATCGCCGCGGGCATCCGCGCGCTCAGGCATGAGACTGACGGGCCGGTCCGCACGACGGTCGTGATCACCAGCAGTCCCGTCATGCTCGCCCACACCGATCGGGTGGTCCTCGCCGTCGGCGACGGCGAGCCGATCCACGGCCCGCACCACCACCTGCTCGCGCAGCACGAGGGCTACCGAGAGAGGATCCTCGGATGA